A single region of the Enterobacter cloacae complex sp. R_G8 genome encodes:
- the gltB gene encoding glutamate synthase large subunit, producing MLYDKSLEKDNCGFGLIAHIEGEPSHKVVRTAIHALARMQHRGAILADGKTGDGCGLLLQKPDRFFRIVAEERGWRLAKNYAVGMLFLNQDPEKAAASRRIVEEELQRETLSIVGWRDVPTNEGVLGEIALSSLPRIEQIFVNAPAGWRPRDMERRLFIARRRIEKRLQDDKEFYVCSLSNLVNIYKGLCMPADLPRFYLDLADLRLESAICLFHQRFSTNTVPRWPLAQPFRYLAHNGEINTITGNRQWARARTYKFQTPLIPDLHDAAPFVNETGSDSSSMDNMLELLLAGGMDIVRAMRLLVPPAWQNNPDMDPELRAFFDFNSMHMEPWDGPAGIVMSDGRFAACNLDRNGLRPARYVITKDKLITCASEVGIWDYQPDEVVEKGRVGPGELMVIDTRGGRILHSAETDHDLKSRHPYKEWMEKNVRRLVPFEDLPDEEVGSRELDDDTLASFQKQFNYSAEELDSVIRVLGENGQEAVGSMGDDTPFAVLSSQPRVIYDYFRQQFAQVTNPPIDPLREAHVMSLATSIGREMNVFCEAEGQAHRLTFKSPILLYSDFKQLTTLKEDHYRADTLDITFDVTEASLEETVNALCDKAEQMVRNGTVLLVLSDRNIAKNRLPVPAPMAVGAIQTRLVDKSLRCDANIIVETASARDPHHFAVLLGFGATAIYPYLAYETLARLVDTRAIDKDYRAVMLNYRNGINKGLYKIMSKMGISTIASYRCSKLFEAVGLHNEVANLCFQGVVSRIGGAGFADFQQDLVNLSKRAWLARKPLEQGGLLKYVHGGEYHAYNPDVVRTLQQAVQSGEYSDYQQYAKLVNERPAATLRDLLALNPGDEAVSINEVEPASELFKRFDTAAMSIGALSPEAHEALAEAMNSIGGNSNSGEGGEDPARYGTNKVSRIKQVASGRFGVTPAYLVNADVIQIKVAQGAKPGEGGQLPGDKVTPYIAKLRYSVPGVTLISPPPHHDIYSIEDLAQLIFDLKQVNPKAMISVKLVSEPGVGTIATGVAKAYADLITIAGYDGGTGASPLSSVKYAGCPWELGLVETQQALVANGLRHKIRLQVDGGLKTGLDIIKAAILGAESFGFGTGPMVALGCKYLRICHLNNCATGVATQDEKLRKNHYHGLPFKVTNYFDFIARETRELMAQLGVKRLVDLIGRTDLLKELDGFTAKQQKLDLGKLLETAEPHPGKAVYCTENNPPFDNGVLNAQLLQQAKPYVDEKQSKTFWFDIRNTDRSVGASLSGYIAQTHGDQGLAADPITAHFSGTAGQSFGVWNAGGVELYLTGDANDYVGKGMAGGLLAVRPPVGSAFRSHEASIIGNTCLYGATGGRLFAAGRAGERFAVRNSGAITVVEGIGDNGCEYMTGGIVCVLGKTGVNFGAGMTGGFAYVLDEDGEFRKRVNPELVEVLDVDTLAIHEEHLRGLITEHVQHTGSSRGEEILANWPAFSAKFALVKPKSSDVKALLGHRSRSAAELRVQAQ from the coding sequence ATGTTGTACGATAAATCCCTTGAGAAGGATAACTGTGGTTTCGGCCTGATCGCCCACATAGAAGGCGAACCTAGCCACAAGGTAGTGCGTACTGCTATTCACGCACTGGCCCGTATGCAGCACCGTGGTGCCATCCTTGCCGATGGTAAAACCGGCGACGGTTGCGGTCTGCTGCTGCAAAAACCGGATCGTTTCTTCCGTATCGTAGCGGAAGAGCGCGGCTGGCGTTTAGCCAAAAACTACGCTGTCGGTATGCTGTTCCTGAATCAGGATCCTGAAAAAGCTGCCGCCTCACGCCGCATCGTCGAAGAAGAACTTCAGCGTGAAACCCTGTCTATTGTTGGCTGGCGCGATGTGCCAACCAACGAAGGGGTGCTCGGTGAAATCGCCCTCTCCTCGCTGCCTCGTATTGAACAGATTTTCGTTAATGCGCCTGCGGGCTGGCGTCCACGCGATATGGAACGCCGTCTGTTTATCGCTCGCCGCCGCATTGAAAAACGTCTCCAGGACGATAAAGAGTTCTACGTCTGTAGCCTCTCGAATCTGGTAAACATTTATAAAGGTCTGTGTATGCCGGCTGACCTGCCGCGCTTCTACCTGGACCTGGCGGATCTGCGTCTGGAATCGGCCATTTGCCTGTTCCACCAGCGCTTCTCCACCAACACCGTGCCACGCTGGCCGCTGGCACAGCCGTTCCGCTATCTGGCGCACAACGGTGAGATCAACACCATCACCGGTAACCGCCAGTGGGCACGCGCCCGTACCTATAAGTTCCAGACCCCACTGATCCCGGATCTGCACGATGCCGCGCCGTTCGTTAACGAAACCGGCTCTGACTCCAGCTCGATGGATAACATGCTGGAACTGCTGCTGGCAGGCGGCATGGATATTGTTCGTGCCATGCGTCTGCTGGTGCCACCAGCCTGGCAGAACAACCCGGATATGGATCCGGAGCTGCGCGCCTTCTTTGATTTTAACTCCATGCACATGGAGCCGTGGGATGGTCCGGCGGGCATCGTCATGTCCGACGGTCGTTTTGCCGCCTGTAACCTGGACCGTAACGGCCTGCGTCCGGCGCGCTATGTCATCACCAAAGATAAGCTCATCACCTGTGCCTCTGAAGTCGGTATCTGGGATTACCAGCCTGACGAAGTGGTTGAGAAAGGCCGCGTTGGCCCGGGCGAGCTGATGGTTATCGATACCCGCGGTGGACGTATTCTGCACTCCGCTGAAACCGACCACGACCTGAAGAGCCGCCATCCGTACAAAGAGTGGATGGAGAAAAACGTGCGCCGTCTGGTGCCGTTCGAAGATCTGCCGGATGAAGAAGTGGGCAGCCGCGAACTGGACGACGATACGCTGGCGAGTTTCCAGAAACAATTTAACTACAGCGCGGAAGAGCTGGACTCCGTCATCCGCGTACTGGGTGAAAACGGCCAGGAAGCGGTCGGCTCCATGGGTGACGATACCCCGTTTGCCGTGCTCTCCAGCCAGCCGCGTGTAATTTATGACTACTTCCGTCAACAGTTTGCGCAGGTGACCAACCCGCCAATCGATCCGCTGCGTGAAGCACACGTCATGTCATTGGCTACCAGTATTGGTCGCGAGATGAACGTTTTCTGCGAAGCTGAAGGCCAGGCCCACCGCCTGACCTTTAAATCGCCGATCCTGCTCTACTCCGATTTCAAACAGCTCACCACGCTGAAAGAGGATCACTACCGCGCCGACACGCTTGATATCACCTTCGACGTGACTGAAGCGAGCCTCGAAGAGACGGTGAACGCGCTGTGTGACAAAGCTGAACAGATGGTACGTAACGGTACCGTTCTGCTGGTGCTGTCTGACCGTAATATCGCGAAGAACCGCCTGCCGGTGCCTGCGCCGATGGCGGTGGGTGCTATCCAGACGCGTCTGGTCGATAAGAGCCTGCGCTGTGACGCTAACATCATTGTTGAAACCGCAAGCGCACGCGACCCACACCACTTTGCTGTGCTGTTAGGTTTTGGTGCGACGGCGATTTATCCATACCTGGCCTACGAAACGCTGGCACGTCTGGTCGATACCCGCGCGATCGACAAAGACTACCGTGCAGTGATGCTGAACTACCGTAACGGCATCAACAAAGGCCTGTATAAGATCATGTCCAAAATGGGCATCTCGACCATTGCCTCCTACCGTTGCTCGAAGCTGTTTGAAGCGGTTGGTCTGCATAATGAGGTCGCAAATCTCTGCTTCCAGGGCGTGGTCAGCCGTATCGGCGGAGCCGGTTTTGCCGACTTCCAGCAGGATCTGGTGAACCTGTCGAAACGCGCCTGGCTGGCACGTAAGCCGCTGGAGCAAGGCGGTCTGCTGAAATACGTTCACGGTGGCGAATATCACGCCTACAACCCGGACGTGGTGCGCACGCTGCAGCAGGCCGTTCAGAGCGGCGAGTACAGCGATTATCAGCAGTATGCAAAACTGGTTAACGAGCGCCCGGCGGCCACGCTGCGCGACCTGCTGGCGCTGAATCCGGGTGATGAAGCAGTCAGCATTAACGAGGTGGAGCCGGCGTCTGAGCTGTTCAAACGCTTTGACACCGCCGCGATGTCCATCGGCGCATTAAGCCCGGAAGCCCACGAGGCACTGGCCGAAGCGATGAACAGCATCGGCGGTAACTCTAACTCCGGTGAAGGCGGTGAAGATCCTGCCCGCTACGGCACCAATAAAGTGTCCCGTATCAAGCAGGTGGCATCTGGTCGCTTTGGCGTAACGCCAGCGTACCTGGTCAACGCTGACGTCATTCAGATTAAAGTCGCTCAGGGTGCGAAACCGGGCGAAGGCGGTCAGCTGCCGGGTGATAAAGTCACCCCGTACATCGCCAAACTGCGCTATTCCGTACCGGGCGTGACGCTGATCTCCCCGCCGCCGCACCACGATATCTACTCTATCGAGGACTTAGCGCAGCTGATTTTCGACCTGAAACAGGTCAACCCGAAAGCGATGATCTCCGTGAAGCTGGTTTCCGAACCGGGCGTCGGCACCATCGCTACCGGCGTGGCGAAAGCCTATGCGGATCTCATCACCATCGCCGGTTATGACGGCGGTACCGGCGCAAGCCCGCTCTCCTCCGTGAAATACGCGGGCTGCCCGTGGGAGCTTGGCCTGGTGGAAACCCAACAGGCGCTGGTGGCGAACGGTCTGCGTCATAAGATCCGTCTGCAGGTGGATGGCGGCCTGAAAACCGGCCTCGACATCATCAAAGCGGCGATTCTGGGTGCGGAAAGCTTTGGCTTTGGTACCGGCCCGATGGTTGCGCTGGGCTGTAAATACCTGCGTATTTGCCACCTGAACAACTGTGCGACCGGTGTGGCAACCCAGGATGAGAAACTGCGTAAGAACCACTATCACGGCCTGCCGTTCAAAGTGACGAACTACTTTGACTTTATCGCCCGCGAAACCCGCGAGCTGATGGCGCAACTGGGCGTGAAGCGTCTGGTGGATCTGATTGGCCGTACCGACCTGCTGAAAGAGCTGGACGGTTTCACTGCCAAACAGCAGAAACTGGATCTCGGCAAGCTGCTGGAAACGGCCGAGCCGCATCCGGGTAAAGCGGTCTACTGCACCGAGAACAACCCGCCGTTCGACAATGGCGTGCTGAACGCGCAGCTGCTGCAGCAGGCAAAGCCGTATGTAGATGAGAAGCAGAGCAAAACGTTCTGGTTTGATATCCGCAACACCGACCGCTCTGTGGGCGCGTCGCTCTCTGGTTACATCGCGCAAACACATGGCGACCAGGGGCTGGCAGCGGATCCGATCACCGCGCACTTCAGCGGTACGGCGGGTCAAAGCTTCGGCGTGTGGAACGCCGGCGGCGTTGAGCTGTACCTGACTGGCGATGCCAACGACTACGTCGGTAAAGGCATGGCGGGGGGTCTGCTGGCCGTGCGTCCTCCGGTGGGCTCAGCGTTCCGCAGTCACGAAGCGAGCATCATCGGTAACACCTGTCTGTATGGAGCAACCGGCGGTCGTCTGTTTGCCGCGGGCCGTGCGGGTGAGCGTTTTGCGGTGCGTAACTCCGGTGCCATCACCGTGGTGGAAGGCATTGGCGATAACGGCTGTGAATACATGACGGGCGGGATTGTGTGCGTGCTGGGTAAAACCGGCGTGAACTTTGGCGCAGGCATGACAGGTGGTTTTGCTTACGTCCTGGATGAAGACGGCGAGTTCCGCAAACGCGTGAACCCGGAACTGGTGGAAGTGCTGGACGTTGATACGCTGGCGATCCACGAAGAACACCTGCGCGGTTTGATTACCGAACACGTGCAGCATACCGGTTCTTCGCGCGGCGAAGAGATCCTGGCGAACTGGCCGGCGTTCTCTGCGAAATTCGCGCTGGTTAAACCGAAGTCCAGCGATGTTAAAGCCCTGTTGGGTCACCGTAGTCGTAGCGCAGCAGAGCTGCGTGTGCAGGCGCAGTAA
- a CDS encoding NAD(P)-dependent alcohol dehydrogenase — protein MSKIKSYAAPQAGAELELYEYDAGELKAEDVEVQVDYCGICHSDLSMIDNEWGFSSYPLVAGHEVIGRVVALGSAAQDKGLKVGQRVGIGWTARSCGHCDACISGNQINCLEGAVPTILNKGGFADKLRADWQWVIPLPDSIDIESAGPLLCGGITVFKPLLMHHITATSRVGVIGIGGLGHIAIKLLHAMGCEVTAFSSNPAKEQEVLAMGADKVVNSRDPEALNALAGQFDLIINTVNVDLDWQPYFEALAYGGNFHTVGAVLKPLPVPAFTLIGGDRSVSGSATGTPYELRKLMKFAGRTKVSPTTELYPMSKINEAIQHVRDGKARYRVVLKADF, from the coding sequence ATGTCGAAGATAAAAAGCTACGCCGCACCGCAGGCGGGTGCAGAACTTGAGCTGTACGAGTACGATGCGGGCGAACTAAAAGCAGAAGACGTCGAAGTACAGGTTGATTACTGCGGGATCTGCCACTCGGATCTCTCCATGATCGACAACGAATGGGGCTTTTCAAGCTATCCACTGGTCGCCGGACACGAGGTCATTGGCCGCGTCGTGGCGCTCGGTAGCGCTGCGCAGGACAAAGGCCTGAAAGTAGGCCAGCGCGTGGGTATTGGCTGGACGGCACGCAGCTGCGGTCATTGCGACGCCTGTATCAGCGGTAACCAGATCAACTGCCTTGAAGGCGCCGTGCCAACCATCCTCAACAAGGGCGGTTTTGCCGATAAACTGCGCGCCGACTGGCAATGGGTCATTCCGCTGCCGGACAGCATTGATATCGAATCTGCCGGTCCGCTGCTGTGTGGCGGCATTACCGTGTTTAAACCGCTGCTGATGCACCATATTACCGCCACCAGCCGTGTGGGCGTGATTGGCATCGGGGGTCTCGGTCATATTGCCATCAAGCTGCTGCACGCAATGGGCTGTGAAGTAACGGCGTTCAGTTCTAACCCGGCGAAAGAGCAAGAAGTGCTGGCGATGGGGGCGGATAAAGTGGTGAACAGCCGCGATCCGGAAGCCCTGAACGCGCTGGCGGGTCAATTCGATCTGATCATCAACACTGTTAATGTCGATCTCGACTGGCAGCCGTACTTTGAAGCATTGGCCTACGGCGGTAACTTCCATACGGTGGGTGCCGTGCTGAAGCCGCTACCGGTTCCGGCGTTTACCCTGATCGGCGGGGATCGCAGCGTGTCCGGCTCTGCAACCGGTACGCCGTACGAGTTGCGCAAACTGATGAAGTTCGCCGGGCGCACGAAAGTGTCTCCCACCACCGAACTCTATCCGATGTCGAAAATCAACGAAGCTATTCAACACGTGCGTGACGGCAAAGCCCGTTATCGCGTGGTGTTGAAAGCGGATTTTTGA
- a CDS encoding helicase HerA-like C-terminal domain-containing protein has product MSTPLLIARTLEKELFLLPAMANRHGLITGATGTGKTVTLQKLAESLSEIGVPVFMADVKGDLTGVAQEGTPSEKLIERLKNIGVNDWTPHNNPVVVWDIFGEKGHPVRATVSDLGPLLLARLLNLNDVQSGVLNIIFRIADDQGLLLLDFKDLRAITQYIGDNAKSFQNQYGNISSASVGAIQRGLLTLEQQGAEHFFGEPMLDIKDWMRTDSSGKGIINILSSEKLYQMPKLYAASLLWMLSELYEQLPEAGDLEKPKLVFFFDEAHLLFNDAPQVLLDKIEQVIRLIRSKGVGVWFVSQNPSDIPDNVLGQLGNRVQHALRAFTPKDQKAVKAAAQTMRANPDFDTEAAIQALGTGEALISFLDAKGSPSIVERAMVIAPCSRMGPVTDDERNALINHSPVYGKYEDEVDRESAFEMLQKGVQATTESQDAPPAKGQSVAVDDGILGGLKDILFGSTGPRGGKRDGVVQTMAKSAARQVTNQIVRGMLGSLLGGRRR; this is encoded by the coding sequence ATGAGTACACCATTGTTGATTGCCAGGACGCTGGAGAAAGAGCTGTTTTTACTGCCTGCGATGGCGAACCGTCACGGCCTGATCACCGGTGCCACCGGGACAGGGAAAACCGTGACCCTGCAGAAGCTGGCCGAATCGCTCTCTGAGATTGGCGTGCCGGTCTTTATGGCCGATGTAAAAGGCGATTTAACCGGTGTGGCTCAGGAGGGGACTCCGTCCGAGAAACTGATTGAGCGCCTGAAAAATATCGGCGTCAATGACTGGACGCCCCACAACAACCCGGTTGTTGTCTGGGATATTTTTGGTGAGAAAGGTCATCCGGTACGAGCCACCGTCTCCGATCTTGGCCCGCTGCTGCTGGCCCGTCTCCTGAACCTCAACGATGTCCAGTCCGGGGTGTTGAACATCATCTTCCGTATTGCCGATGACCAGGGGCTGCTGCTGCTTGATTTCAAAGATCTGCGCGCCATTACCCAGTACATCGGCGATAACGCTAAATCTTTCCAGAACCAGTACGGCAACATCAGCAGTGCCTCAGTAGGGGCTATTCAGCGCGGGTTACTGACGCTGGAGCAACAGGGGGCAGAACATTTCTTCGGCGAGCCGATGCTGGATATCAAAGACTGGATGCGCACCGACAGCAGCGGCAAGGGCATCATTAATATCCTGAGTTCAGAGAAGCTCTACCAGATGCCGAAACTCTACGCCGCCAGCCTGCTGTGGATGCTCTCTGAACTTTACGAACAGCTGCCAGAGGCGGGCGACCTTGAGAAGCCGAAGCTGGTGTTCTTCTTTGATGAAGCGCACCTGCTGTTTAACGACGCACCGCAGGTGCTGCTGGACAAGATCGAGCAGGTTATCCGCCTGATCCGCTCCAAAGGCGTCGGCGTCTGGTTTGTCTCGCAAAACCCGTCGGATATCCCCGATAACGTACTGGGACAACTCGGTAACCGCGTCCAGCACGCCCTGCGCGCCTTTACGCCAAAAGATCAGAAAGCCGTCAAAGCTGCCGCACAAACCATGCGCGCGAATCCGGACTTTGATACCGAAGCGGCGATCCAGGCGCTGGGCACCGGTGAAGCGCTGATTTCGTTCCTTGATGCCAAGGGCAGCCCGTCCATTGTGGAACGTGCCATGGTGATTGCCCCTTGCTCGCGGATGGGACCGGTGACAGACGATGAGCGCAATGCCCTGATTAACCACTCCCCGGTTTACGGGAAATACGAAGACGAAGTGGATCGTGAATCTGCCTTCGAGATGCTACAAAAAGGCGTACAGGCCACCACCGAATCGCAGGATGCGCCTCCTGCCAAAGGCCAGTCAGTCGCGGTGGATGACGGCATTCTGGGTGGGCTGAAAGACATTTTGTTTGGCAGCACCGGGCCGCGCGGCGGCAAGCGCGATGGCGTTGTACAGACGATGGCGAAAAGCGCCGCGCGGCAGGTCACGAATCAGATTGTGCGCGGCATGCTGGGGAGTTTGTTAGGCGGTCGCCGTCGGTAG
- a CDS encoding TIGR01212 family radical SAM protein (This family includes YhcC from E. coli K-12, an uncharacterized radical SAM protein.) — MQLQKLVNMFGGDLLQRYGQKVHKLTLHGGFSCPNRDGTLGRGGCTFCNVASFADEAQQHKSIAEQLAHQARLVNRAKQYLAYFQAYTSTWAEVQVLRSLYQQAVSQANIVGLCVGTRPDCVPDAVLDLLSEYQDQGYEIWLELGLQTAHDKTLHRINRGHDFACYQRTTRLARERGLKVCSHLIAGLPGEGLQHGLETLEKVVETGVDGIKLHPLHIVQGSIMAKAWQAGRLNGIPLDEYTETAGEMIRHTPPEIVYHRISASARRPTLLAPLWCENRWTGMVEIDRYLHEHGVQGSALGRPWVAPLPTATA; from the coding sequence ATGCAGTTACAGAAATTAGTCAATATGTTTGGTGGGGATCTTTTGCAGCGCTACGGGCAAAAGGTTCACAAGCTGACGCTGCATGGCGGTTTTAGCTGCCCGAACCGCGATGGCACTCTCGGACGTGGTGGCTGTACGTTCTGCAACGTGGCTTCGTTTGCGGACGAAGCGCAGCAGCATAAATCTATCGCGGAACAGCTCGCGCATCAGGCCCGTCTTGTGAACCGGGCAAAGCAGTATCTGGCCTATTTTCAGGCCTACACCAGCACATGGGCGGAAGTGCAGGTGCTGCGTTCCCTGTATCAGCAGGCGGTCAGCCAGGCCAATATTGTGGGGTTGTGCGTAGGCACGCGACCGGACTGCGTGCCGGACGCGGTGCTGGATCTACTCAGCGAGTACCAGGATCAAGGGTACGAGATCTGGCTGGAACTGGGTTTGCAAACGGCTCATGACAAAACGTTGCATCGTATTAACCGTGGGCATGATTTTGCCTGCTATCAGCGCACCACTCGCCTGGCGCGCGAGCGCGGGTTGAAGGTCTGCTCGCATCTGATTGCCGGTCTGCCGGGCGAAGGGCTGCAGCATGGCCTGGAGACGCTGGAAAAAGTCGTTGAAACGGGCGTAGACGGGATCAAGCTGCACCCGCTGCATATCGTACAGGGCAGCATTATGGCCAAAGCGTGGCAAGCCGGACGGTTAAACGGCATTCCACTTGATGAGTATACGGAAACGGCAGGGGAGATGATCCGCCATACGCCGCCCGAGATTGTCTACCACCGCATCTCCGCCAGCGCCCGCCGTCCAACGCTTCTGGCACCGCTGTGGTGTGAGAACCGTTGGACGGGGATGGTGGAAATTGACCGCTATCTGCATGAGCACGGTGTGCAGGGATCGGCGCTGGGAAGACCGTGGGTTGCCCCGCTACCGACGGCGACCGCCTAA
- a CDS encoding GNAT family N-acetyltransferase has protein sequence MSVITPVATTMRRITEQDNPAIAAVIRTVSAEYGLTADKGYTVADPNLDELFQLYSQPGHAYWVIEQNGQVVGGGGVAPLSCSEPDICELQKMYFLPSVRGQGLAKKLALVALEHARNQGFTRCYLETTAFLKEAIGLYEHLGFQHIDAPLGCTGHVDCEVRMLKAL, from the coding sequence ATGAGCGTGATTACCCCCGTCGCGACGACGATGCGTCGGATCACTGAGCAGGACAACCCGGCGATTGCCGCCGTTATCCGCACCGTCTCTGCCGAGTATGGCCTGACGGCCGATAAAGGCTATACGGTTGCCGACCCGAATCTGGATGAGCTGTTTCAGCTGTACAGCCAGCCAGGCCACGCCTATTGGGTTATTGAACAGAATGGCCAGGTGGTAGGCGGCGGCGGCGTTGCGCCGCTCAGCTGCAGCGAGCCGGATATCTGCGAATTGCAGAAAATGTATTTCCTGCCATCAGTTCGCGGGCAAGGCCTGGCGAAAAAACTGGCGCTGGTTGCACTCGAACATGCCCGCAATCAGGGTTTTACACGCTGCTACCTCGAAACAACCGCCTTCCTCAAAGAGGCCATCGGCCTGTATGAACATCTGGGCTTTCAGCATATCGATGCGCCGCTGGGCTGTACCGGCCACGTCGATTGCGAAGTCAGGATGCTGAAAGCGCTGTAA
- a CDS encoding glycerone kinase: MSRFFFNNRKQLVNDAIEGILISAPHGNLVKLDVDPAIRIVARSDWDKSRVAVISGGGSGHEPAHAGFVGKGMLTAAVCGDLFASPSVDAVLNAIVAVTGDRGCLLIVKNYTGDRLNFGLAAEKAKRYGLKVEMVIVADDIALPDNKQPRGIAGTALVHKIAGYAAEHGKSLSEVRDIAQQACDNLWSLGVAMQTCNLPGSDEEEGRIKQGHVELGLGIHGEPGASVVDTQNSKAIIDTLVTPLKAQAGDGRFAVLINNLGGVSALEMALLTKELAHSALKENIAYLIGPAPLVSALDMKGFSLTLLKLNDLFEKALHEEVETLGWQKPVAFAPLRTQEHSAIHDRVEFTPSANPQVGEYVSVATNTLIRLENRLNALDAKVGDGDTGSTFAQGAREIAQRLEENNLPLNDVSTLLLLVGERLATVMGGSSGVLMSIFFTAAGQKLHDGQSLADALLSGLAQMKQYGGADLGDRTLIDALQPALEALQKGDLKAAAQAAQQGAEATARMGKAGAGRSSYVNKENLDGVMDPGAVAVAEVFKAMVEAKR; encoded by the coding sequence ATGTCCAGATTCTTTTTTAATAATCGCAAACAACTGGTCAACGATGCTATTGAAGGCATTCTGATTTCTGCTCCGCACGGCAATCTCGTCAAGCTCGATGTTGATCCCGCCATTCGCATTGTGGCGCGCAGCGACTGGGACAAGAGCCGCGTGGCGGTGATCTCCGGTGGCGGCTCAGGGCATGAACCGGCACATGCCGGGTTTGTTGGTAAAGGGATGCTCACGGCGGCGGTCTGTGGCGACCTGTTCGCCTCGCCGAGCGTGGATGCGGTGCTGAATGCCATTGTGGCGGTAACGGGCGACCGTGGCTGCCTGCTGATCGTTAAAAACTACACCGGTGACCGCCTGAACTTTGGCCTGGCGGCAGAAAAGGCTAAACGCTACGGCCTGAAGGTGGAGATGGTGATTGTGGCAGACGATATTGCGCTGCCGGACAACAAACAGCCGCGCGGCATTGCCGGTACGGCGCTGGTTCATAAGATCGCGGGTTATGCCGCAGAGCATGGAAAATCGCTAAGTGAAGTGCGTGATATTGCGCAACAGGCCTGCGATAACCTCTGGAGCCTGGGCGTTGCGATGCAAACGTGTAATTTGCCGGGAAGCGACGAGGAAGAAGGGCGCATTAAGCAAGGCCATGTCGAGCTGGGTCTGGGCATTCATGGTGAGCCGGGGGCTTCCGTCGTGGATACGCAGAACAGCAAAGCGATTATCGACACGCTGGTGACGCCGCTTAAGGCTCAGGCCGGTGACGGGCGCTTCGCTGTGTTAATCAATAACCTGGGTGGGGTATCAGCGCTTGAGATGGCTCTGCTCACCAAAGAGCTGGCGCACTCGGCCCTGAAAGAGAACATTGCGTACCTGATTGGCCCGGCACCACTGGTGAGTGCCCTGGATATGAAGGGCTTTTCGCTGACGCTGCTGAAGCTGAACGATCTGTTCGAGAAAGCCCTTCATGAAGAGGTGGAGACGTTGGGCTGGCAGAAGCCGGTGGCGTTTGCACCGTTGCGGACCCAGGAGCATAGCGCGATCCACGACCGCGTGGAGTTTACCCCGTCCGCGAATCCGCAGGTGGGCGAGTATGTCTCTGTGGCGACAAACACCCTGATTCGACTGGAAAACCGTCTTAACGCGCTGGATGCGAAAGTGGGGGATGGCGATACCGGATCCACCTTTGCGCAAGGGGCGCGGGAGATTGCGCAGCGTCTGGAGGAGAACAACCTGCCCCTTAACGATGTGTCGACATTACTCCTGCTGGTGGGGGAGCGGCTGGCAACGGTGATGGGCGGATCGAGCGGCGTATTAATGTCGATCTTCTTCACGGCGGCCGGGCAAAAGCTGCATGACGGACAATCGCTTGCGGATGCCTTGCTGAGCGGGCTGGCACAAATGAAGCAGTATGGCGGGGCCGATCTTGGCGATCGCACACTGATCGACGCGCTGCAACCGGCGCTGGAGGCATTGCAGAAAGGGGATCTTAAGGCAGCAGCGCAGGCGGCACAGCAGGGCGCAGAGGCAACGGCCAGAATGGGCAAAGCAGGTGCGGGGCGCTCGTCGTATGTGAATAAAGAGAATCTGGATGGGGTAATGGATCCGGGGGCGGTCGCGGTGGCAGAGGTGTTTAAGGCCATGGTAGAAGCAAAACGGTAA